The following DNA comes from Acidobacteriota bacterium.
ACCGTGCCCGAGCCGTTGGCCAGGCCGTCGGGAAAGAGGCTGGACCGGGAATTCAGGAGCAGGCGGGCGGACTCGCAGGCACTGGCCGCGACCACCACCACCCGGCAGGCGATCCGCTTTTCGGTGCGGCTCTCCTTGTCGATGTAGACCACCCCGTTGGCCCTGCCGCGGGCGTCGGTCAGAATCTCCCGCGCCATGGCCGAGTGGATGATCTTGAGCTTGCCAGTCTCCAGGGCGGGAAAGATCTGCACCTGGCTGGACGAGTAGTTGGAGGCGGTCAGGCACCCGCGCCCGCACTGTCCGCAGTAGTGGCAGGCGGGCCGCCCGTTTAGGGGCCGCGTAATCACGGCCTTTCGCATGGCGATGCAGGGTATCCCCAGCTTGTGACTGGCCTTCTGGATGACCAGTTCATGGGCCTTGGGCGGCGGAGGCGGTTGAAAAACGCCGTCGGGGGCGCTGCGGATCCCTTCCCTGGTGCCGGTCACTCCGATGAAGGCCTCGGCCCTGTCGTAATAAGGAGCAAGGTCTTCGTAGGAGATGGGCCAGTTGGTCCCCAGACCGTCGCGGTCGTGAGGGTTGAAGTCGTAGTCGGAAAAGCGCAGCGAGATTCGGCCGTAGTGGTTGGTCCGCCCTCCCACGACGCGGGACCGGAACCAGAGGAAGTCGCTGCCCTTGGCGACGGTGTAGGGCTCCCCTTCCAGTGTCCATCCACCCTTGACCGCGCTGGCGTTGAAGTGACCGAAGGCCTCTCCGCGGCCGAAGTAGACGCCCCCGCCCTCCTCGGCGCCGCGATGGTCCACGTCATGGGGCCAGAGGTGCTCCTTGAAGTCGGCCAGCGGGTTCAGCATGGGGCCGGCTTCCAGCAAGGTGACCCGAATACCCATTCGGGTCAGGACGTGGGCGACGGTTCCACCGCCCGCGCCCGATCCGATCACCACCACTTCGTGTTGTTCGGGGGTCTGCCTGATGTGAGCCATGGCGGTATTCAAGCACAACCGGGTGGGAAATCAAGCCTGAGCTCCCGGCGTTGCCAGTCAGCGTCCGCAGGATGAGCCGGGACAAGGCCATGGGAAGTCGATTCCTGACAGAGTTCCCGGTTCAGGCCGGCGGTCGGCACTAATGACAACAAAGCTGCTGCAAGCCCTAGGAACGGCTCAGGCCAACACGTCGAAACCCT
Coding sequences within:
- a CDS encoding GMC family oxidoreductase; the encoded protein is MAHIRQTPEQHEVVVIGSGAGGGTVAHVLTRMGIRVTLLEAGPMLNPLADFKEHLWPHDVDHRGAEEGGGVYFGRGEAFGHFNASAVKGGWTLEGEPYTVAKGSDFLWFRSRVVGGRTNHYGRISLRFSDYDFNPHDRDGLGTNWPISYEDLAPYYDRAEAFIGVTGTREGIRSAPDGVFQPPPPPKAHELVIQKASHKLGIPCIAMRKAVITRPLNGRPACHYCGQCGRGCLTASNYSSSQVQIFPALETGKLKIIHSAMAREILTDARGRANGVVYIDKESRTEKRIACRVVVVAASACESARLLLNSRSSLFPDGLANGSGTVGRFLMDTVGLGMAGYVPSLENLPRYNTDGMSGAHLYMPWWHWEDQARLGFPRGYHIEIGGGYNMPKVGTFHGAARRHGYGRKLKQQVRKEYGAFVRFAGRGEMIPNNLSYCEIDPEVVDRWGIPVLRFHFKWSDYEWKQARHMEKTFAALIESMGGKVIGLTSHFDRHGISVPGTIIHEVGTVRMGSNPRNSVLNGFCQSHEVRNLLVCDGGTFVSNPDKNPTLTINALAWRASDYLAEEMRKGNV